CTGCCCATGCTTTAATATCCACAGGTTTTTTTTGAGAGACCAGTCAGCAAATTCAGCAGTTACCAGCTCTTTGATGTTATAATTCTCATCCCATTCCGAATAGGAAAAATTCGTGAAAACCAAATTTTTTGTATTTGGCCATCCAAAGGAATAAAAACCGTGTTCTCCTTTGTAGTAGTAGCGGTTTTTTCGAAGAATACCCAAGGGGACTTTGCCTTTTAACTGTTCGTACCAGATATTATTGGTAGTAGCATTGGTGTAGGGAAGCAACCATTCTGCCGCGGCAACAAAGAGCAGGGTAAAGAGCACGGCTCCGACAAGAAACGGACGAATGATGAGACGCAGGGGAATTCCGCCGGCCTTTAAGGCAGTCAGTTCATTGCTGTGATTCAGGATTCCAAGGCTGATAACTCCGGAAAGCAGGATAAGAACCGGTCCAAGTTGGTCGACAATAAATGGAATTGTCATGATAAAATATTTGAGAGCCAGCGAAAGGGGCTTGCCGGCATTGCTGAAATCATCAAATTTTTCAAAAAAATCAACCAGAAGATATATGGATACAAAGCCGGCGTTGACGGTAAAAAAGTATCTTATGAACTGGCTTAATAAATAACGATTGAGAAGATTCACAAAAACCTCTAGAAACGAAAAAATCTGTGGCAGAGAAAGAAACCGAGGGCAACCATACCGAGACCGGCAATGTTGCTTAAGAAGAGATAGCTGAGCGCCTGAATTGGTTCTCCTGCTTTAAAAAATTGAACACATTCTCTTGAAAAGGTGGAAAAGGTCGTAAAGCCGCCAAGAAAACCGGTAAACAGAAACAGTCTGAACTCATGACTTATATGAACTTCATCAAAATAACACCAGAAAATCCCAATAAAAAGTGATCCGAAGAGGTTGGCGAGGAAGGTTCCCAGGGGAAAGGTCGGGGCGAGCCTTGCTGCGCCGATGGCTATGCTGTATCTGCATATGGAGCCTATTCCCCCTCCCACTGCTATGGCTATAATATTTCCCATGGATTTTTGCCTGTTGAGTCAGATATTGACAAGTTCCGCTATATGTTTTTTAAAATTTCCGAGTTGTGGGCGTCCGATGGTGATCCATTTCGGTTTTTTACCTGATGTCCATCCTGAACAGTTTTTCGCCCGATTCCTGTATCTCTACAAAAAAATGTCCACATATACCTCAAGAAACTGTCCTTTTTTCTGTACTCCCGAAACTCGGATAAAAATTTACTTTTCCGGGCAGGCAGGAGTACTGTTGTCAGGTTAATACAATGTTCTTCAGAGGTCAGTGCCTGAACTGATGAGAAATGCGGGCGAACTCAGTAACACTAGGTAACACTATAGCAGCATTGCGTCAAGTGGGGGATGATATTGAAGATGATCAGGTTCTATAGAGAGAGCCCCTTGTTTTTTACTCAGGCATATTCGTTTTCCTGGTTTTATGGTTTCGGTTCAGTTCCCTGAATATTGTTGTGCTTTGAATATGTTCGAGCAGGTTACCTTTTCCCAGAACCTTTCAAAACCTTGCAATTAAAATATACGATATGGTATAATAAGAACTTGTTGTGGTGTTGGCGTGCATTGCCTGTACAGAGTTATTGCGGGTAAAATGCTTTTTTCAGCGGTATAACTTTTTGGTGCCTTCTTCGAAAAAAGTCGTCCGGCAATGCTGAACTGTTCCGTGCACTTGTTTGGAGATCTGAGCGGAACTGAATTCTATAGGAGGTGGCTGGCGTTTCAAAGCATTTCAGAAAAGGGCTGAAGGAAAGACACAGTTTTCAGACGCCTGCTGAATGCAATTAAAAGAACTCTCTTTGTTCGATGAAAGGACAGGAGGGAAAAACCTTTTATTGAAATACCACTGTTACCATTTATGGCTCGGAAACGAAAACGACTGAATTCTCAACAACTTTGTAAGCAGAAATACAAAAATACAGCTCGGGATCGATTACAGGCTTTCTGGGATGTTTTCGAAAAAGAGGATCAGGTTCTGGTTATAATCAATGCGGATCCCGATGCTCTGGCTTTTGCCCTGGCAATCAAACGACTTCTCCGTTACCGGGTAAAATGTGTTACCATTGCCCATCCTAACGAGATCAGGCGTCTCAATAATGTTGCAATGGTTGAGCGGCTGAAAATTCCTCTGGTACGATTAAAGGATATAAAACCGAACGAGTTCAGTAAAAAGGTGATGGTTGATTCCCAGCCAAACCACCTGCCCTGTTTTGAAAAACTCGAGATTGATGCCATTATTGATCATCATCCGATAGGTGGAGACTGGGATTCGGCCTTTATCGATATTCGTCCGGAATATGGGGCAGCATCCTCCATGGCTGTTGAATACCTTCGGGCGGCGGGGATGAAACCTTCAGTGGCTCTTGCCACAGCACTATTCTACGGAATCAAGGTTGATACCCAGGATTTTGAGCGAAAATCGGTTCTTGCCGATGGTATATCCTTTCGTTACCTTTTCAATATTGCCAATCGCGATCTGGTGAGGAAATTTGAACTCACTGATCTCAGGCGTTCTGAACTGAAATATTTTAATATTGCTCTGTCTGAGCTGAAATATTCCAAACGCAGATATTATAGTCACGTCGGTCGGGTCAGAAGCCCTGATGTTTTGGTCATTGTTGCTGATTTTCTTAATCATGTCGGTGAGATAGATTGGGTGTTCGTTTCCGGGATCCATGGGGAGAAACTTGTTGTCATTTTTCGCTGTGACGGGTACCGGAAAAGTGCCGGGAAGCTGGCCGACAAGATATTTGGTAAAGTGGGATCAGCCGGGGGCATAAGGGTGCCGCCAGAGCGGAAGTCCCTTTGAAAAATCTAAATCTCGGAGATAAAGAGTTTTCATCCGATATTTTGAAACGACTTATTATGAGGCATATTTAATCTGTATTATTCCTGTCAGCTACTGAAGTTGTCGCCGCCGGGGAATTTTGAAACCTAAATCCCGCAGGGCAAGGGAATAAAGAAAAAACAATCTCACTCGGATAGTGAGCAATACAGCCCGTATTACGACATGATAATTATCTGTTTATACAGTATAAATATTTTTCTTTATTCCCGAAGTGCAGGATTCAGGTGAAAATTTCCCAGTGGCACTAAGATGTTGGGTTGGGTATATTCAGAGGGAAAGCAATAGTTATAATTTCCTTCAGCACTTTTACCGGAAGGCAAAACAATGCTCAAACCCACTACGTTGGCAATGATTCTGGCGGGTGGTCGGGTTGATGAACTTGGAGTCCTGACCTATTTTCGCCCCAAATCGGCTGTCCCTTTCGGGGGATTTGGTCGTGTAATCGATTTCTCATTGAGCAACCTGATGAACTCGGGAATTGAGCAGGTTGCCATCCTCAGTCAATATCGCAGCTTTTCTCTCATAAATCACATAGGTACTGGAGCTGCCTGGGACATGATCGGCCGGTATCGCCATATTTCCATACTCCCCCCCTTTCAGGGAATGGAGGCAACTGACTGGTATCGAGGATCTGCGGATGCGGTCTATAAAAATATGGATTTCATACAACATCATGATCCTGAAGAGGTTTTGATTCTGTCGGGAGATCACATATATAAAATGGATTATCAGGAGTTGATTGACTACCACTATGAAAAGGGTGCGGACCTGACCGTGGCCTTTACCCCGGTTCCGCTGGAAACGGCCCACCGTTTCGGCATTGCTTCCCTTGACGATGAGGATGGAGATCGGGGAGGCAGGGTTACGGCCTATGACGAAAAGCCGTCAACCCCCAATCAAGGTGGGCATCCATGACAATTCTCTGTTTTAATACCGACGTTCTCTGTCGTGCCCTGGAGGAAAACCAGACCGGGGAATCATACCATTTCGGTCGCGATATTATCCCCATGCTGCTTGATGGAAATTACAAGGTATATGGTTATAAGTTCAATGGATATTGGGGGTATACCCGGACAATCAATGAATTCTGGCAGTCAAACATGGATCTTCTCGGGCCTGATCCCCGTATTGATCTTGAAAAGTGGGTGTTCAGGACGAATATGGATCACAGGGGTATCAGGGATCAGGAACCTGCTCTGCTCGAAGAAAATGCTGTTGTGCAGAACAGTTTACTCTATAACGGCTGCAAGGTAGCAGGAAGTGTACGAAATTCTATTCTCTTTCCTGGAGTTCATGTTCGGCAGGGTGCAGTCGTGGAAAATTCAGTTCTTTTTTTCGATAATTCAATTGGGGAAAACTGCCGCTTGAATACAGTTGTCAGTGATGTGAACACCAGTTTCGGTGCCGGTGCGAATATTGGTGCAAAGACAGGCTCTGTTGCAGAGGAGATCACTGTTATTGGCTGGAATAATGAAGTGCCTGACAATATCCGGATTGGCGCAGGTGCAGTTGTGCATCCGCGCAGGAAAGGAAAGTGGCCGGAATATGTGAGGCCCGGGGAGGTGCTGAAATGAGAAAGGCAAAGGAAGCTCTGGTCCTCCTGCTTGCCGGTGGTGTAGGCAGTCGCTTGAATATACTTGTGCAGAAACGTGCAAAACCAGCTGTTCCCTTTGCCGGAATCTATAGAATTATAGATTTCAGCCTGAGCAATGTCATGAACTCGGGCTTGCAGAAAGTGGGAGTTCTGACCCAGTATAAGCCACTCTCCCTGATGGATCATTTGAGTCATGGAGAACCATGGGATTTTACAGGCAGAGGACGGGGAGTTAAAATTCTTCCTCCTCGTACGGGGGAACTCGAATCAGACTGGTACAGGGGAACGGCTGATGCTGTACGCAGGAATCTTGATTTTATTCGTGCCAATCCCGCGAAAGAAGTCGTTATTCTGTCCGGTGATCATATCTATCATATGGATTTTGATGCCATGATAGAATTTCATCGGGCCAAAAATGCGGATGTAACCATTGCCATGATGGTGGTTTCAAAGAGTGAAATACATCAGTTCGGGGCCGGTATTACAGACAGGGATGACAGAATTATAGACTGGGAGGAAAAACCGAAGGAACCGAAGACGAACCTGGCATCCATGGGAATATATGTTTTTGACTATGATTATCTGCTGGATACTCTTTCCCGCAACTCGCTGGAATTGGATTTTGGTATGGATATCCTGCCCAGAGCTATCAGGGAGGATAATGTTTTTGCCTATCCGTTTTATGGATACTGGAGGGATGTGGGCACTGTACAGGCCTACTGGGAAGCGAATATGGATGTTATTCGAAAAAACAGTGGTATTTCTCCACACGATTGGAATATCAGAACAAATATAGAAGCTGGAAACCGGTTTGCTGATCGTCCTCCCGCCAGGTTTGGTTCCAGGGCCAAGGTCCATTCTTCTCTTATTTCAGCCGGAAGTACTATCAGGGGTGATGTCCAACAGTCAGTTCTTGCCCCGGGAGTAGTGGTGGAAGAGGGTGCCGTGGTGAGAAATTCCGTAATTTTTTCGGATTGTGTAGTAAAAAAAGGTGCAAAAATTGATTATGCAATTCTTGATAAAAGGGTTTGTGTAGAGAAAGACGCAGAAATCGGTTGTGGCAGAAATCACGCGGTAGCCAACAAACTTAATCCGGATCATCTCTATTCCGGAATTACTCTTGTTGGGAAGGGAACGCATATTCCCGCGGAGCTGCGTATCGGCAGAAACTGTGCAATCCATTCCACCGTAAATCTTGCGGATTTTTCCGGAAAAATAATTGAAGATGGTGAGTCGTTGATCTAACTGTTTTTACTTGAAAAAATAATATTGTACGAATATGAGAGTGGGGAAACACAGAAAAACCATTGCGGTTTAAAATAACTTGGGTATTATTTCGCTTTCAAAAACTGCATGATGCCCCCGTAGCTCAGGGGATAGAGCACAGGATTCCTAATCCTGGTGCCGCACGTTCGAATCGTGCCGGGGGCACCAGAAAAATCAAAGGTCGAAGAGTTTCAGCTCTTCGACCTTTTTTTTGACTACATTTATGATAAGGGGTTCTATCAGTCCCTGCTGCCTCCAAAAAAGCGGAGCAGCATGAGGAAGAGATTGATGAAATCAAGGTACAATGTGAGTGCACCCATGATGGCCCCTTTCTTTATCATTTCCATCCCCTGACTCATAATTCCTTCTTCTCCGATTCTCTTTATTTTCTGCACATCATAGGCGGTCAGCCCAGTGAAAATAAAGACTCCAAGGATGGAAATCATCCAGGCCATTCCGGAGCTTTTCAGGAAGATATTGACGATCGAAGCAATGATTATACCAATAAGCCCCATGAAAAGAAAAGACCCCCAGCCTGACAGGTCCCGCTTAGTGACCAGTCCGTAAACAGCCATGGCTCCGAACATTCCGGCTGTTATAAAAAATGTTCCGGCAATGGAAGAGCTGGTATAGGCCAGGAAGATGACAGACAATGTAAGACCGTTGAGAACGGAGTAGCCGATAAACAGGCTCGATGCTGTTGAGGCCTGTATCTTCCCGATGCGGGCTGAAAGGTAGAAGACCATCCCCAGTTCCGCGAGAACCAGGATGAAAAAAAGCGGGCTGCCGATGATTGTCATGGCCAGGCCGGTGGATGCGGTAAAATACGCTACCAGTCCGGTAATTCCAAGACCGGCTGCCATCCAGTTGAATACCTTTGCGAGAAAAAGCGTAGACGCCTGTTGCCTTGCCTGGGCAATTGTCATTTGTCCTGTTGTTTCGTACATAATATACTCCTTATCTTTGAATTTGTGCAATGGTACCATCTCACCTGAAATCAAGCAGGTAAAAAAACCACTTGTAACCCGTCAAATACTCACGAATTCAAGTTCCAGGAGAAAACAGGGAGATTGACCAGATGTTTTCCTATATATTCTGACATATAATAACCACTTCCAAGGGAGCTGCAACCGATTTCCCGTATCGAAAAGTCAATAAAATGGAGGTTTGAACCACTTGACTTTCAGGAGAGTTGGATGTTCCGACTATCGCTGATTGGATGATATGGGAATTAGAACGAGTCATAATGAAATCGTTGATCCAAGCAGTGACGGCACTGCTCGGGATCATCACTTTATTTTGTTCTCCTGCGGAAAAATCCTGTTTTAATTGCACCACTGTTTTTCACAGGGGATTCCGTCGTAATCTCCATCTATTTTCACACCAGGACAGTTACGCAAGTAAAATTTTGCTTCTGCACAGGACGTCATTTCCGAACAGTATATTTTCCCTCTACATTGAAAACTTTTTTGTCCTCCACTTTTGATGAGAAAAAGAGCAGCTGTGGCGGTAAGCAGACCAAATATGGAAATAACAAATGGTTTTCTGGCGGCCTTCCAGTGGGCAAAAAGAAAGATCACTGAAACAAGTGGAATGAAGATGCAGCCCAGCCCCCAGAGCATGCTTGTGCGAAAGGCTGCCACTGCATACATCAGTGAGCCTGTTGCAAAAACAGCCATGCCCAGCAGGAGAAGAGCTGTTGTTGTTTTGCCGATGCTTGTTTCCAGGGAAAGCGTTTTCTTGAAAACAGCAGCCCACTCGGTAAATGATGGCACGTGCAGGGTTGTGATCAAATTCGTAGTGTTATTTTTGCTGGAAGGGTCTGGAGCAGTGGAGACAAGAGCCTTGATCCGATCCATTGTGTTTTTGTCAAAGTGCGAAATTTTAAGAGATCGACCGTTATGGATCACCTCAACCATGTTGATGTCCTTTTGGTCAAATTCCATGAGGATACCGTTGGTACTGCAGTGGATCCGGCTGTTTTTTATTTGTAATTCACTGCAGTAAATGCTCTCTGCATTGGTTCGGGGAAAAATAAAATAATCAGTTGCCGCATTCGCATCAGCCGGGTGTAGTTGAAAAAAAGCAAGGAACTGCAGGAGAACAGAAGAAATCACTGATCGGTATATCGTCATATTCATAATTATCTCCTGTAAACGATACCAGTGATATCATGAATACCGAACCCTGGTTCGTCACCCAGTACTATTTTAGATTCGTTAAAGACCGCACCACCGATGACCGGGTCCTCACTGCAGAGAACAGGACCATCCAGGTCAATTCTGGTTATGATGCTTTTTGCCGCACCGAGGTGGGCAGCGGCCGTAACACTGACCTTAGCTTCAAGCATACAGCCTATCATGCATTCAACACCATAAACTTCAGCAATTGATGTGATTTTCAGGGCATTGTGGATACCTCCTGATTTCATAAGCTTGATATTTATGAGATCGGCAGCCCTTCGTTCCAGTATCCTGATGGCATCCATGGGACTGAAAAGGCTCTCGTCGGCCAGGGTCGGAATGGAGACATTGTCGGTTACATGTTTTAATCCGTCGATATCATGGGCCTGTACAGGCTGTTCCACAAATTCGATTTCGATACCTGCATCCTCCATTTTTCTCAAAGTCAGTACAGCCTCCTTGGGAGTCCACCCCTGGTTGGCATCAATTCGCAGACGAACATGGGGACCCACCGCTTTGCGGATGGTTTTCATTCTTGCCAAGTCCTTCTTTACATCCTTGCCGACTTTGATTTTCAGTGTTGTATATCCGGAATTTACAGCATTTCGACTGTCTTCAGCCATCTCCTCGGGCCCGTTTACACTGATTGTGATATCAGTTGTGATTTCTTTTCCATGGCCGCCAAGGAGTTTATATACAGGAGCCCCGTGAAGCTGACCGAACAGGTCGTAGACGGCAATATCAACTGCAGCTTTGGCACTGGAGTTTTTGACGATTGATCCATGCAGGTTCAACATGATTTTTTCGAGATTTTCAATGTCAAGACCAGTGATGGCAGGTCTGATATGATCTTCAATGGCACCGATAATCGCTCCCGCAGT
The DNA window shown above is from Desulfomarina profundi and carries:
- a CDS encoding LptF/LptG family permease, whose protein sequence is MNLLNRYLLSQFIRYFFTVNAGFVSIYLLVDFFEKFDDFSNAGKPLSLALKYFIMTIPFIVDQLGPVLILLSGVISLGILNHSNELTALKAGGIPLRLIIRPFLVGAVLFTLLFVAAAEWLLPYTNATTNNIWYEQLKGKVPLGILRKNRYYYKGEHGFYSFGWPNTKNLVFTNFSYSEWDENYNIKELVTAEFADWSLKKNLWILKHGQIQEREGENYKITNFEIKQIILREQPEDFLVPENKSAELSLTELYMEIDRAEVEYQKRAATATFYGRISYMLLGIPLLLLGLPILLISYRKWGRDLSVAIPASCGLAFVAWGAWGALQSLAIAGYVSPLVAATSIHILFSLAGFILLVKNDR
- the crcB gene encoding fluoride efflux transporter CrcB — protein: MGNIIAIAVGGGIGSICRYSIAIGAARLAPTFPLGTFLANLFGSLFIGIFWCYFDEVHISHEFRLFLFTGFLGGFTTFSTFSRECVQFFKAGEPIQALSYLFLSNIAGLGMVALGFFLCHRFFRF
- a CDS encoding DHH family phosphoesterase, which gives rise to MARKRKRLNSQQLCKQKYKNTARDRLQAFWDVFEKEDQVLVIINADPDALAFALAIKRLLRYRVKCVTIAHPNEIRRLNNVAMVERLKIPLVRLKDIKPNEFSKKVMVDSQPNHLPCFEKLEIDAIIDHHPIGGDWDSAFIDIRPEYGAASSMAVEYLRAAGMKPSVALATALFYGIKVDTQDFERKSVLADGISFRYLFNIANRDLVRKFELTDLRRSELKYFNIALSELKYSKRRYYSHVGRVRSPDVLVIVADFLNHVGEIDWVFVSGIHGEKLVVIFRCDGYRKSAGKLADKIFGKVGSAGGIRVPPERKSL
- a CDS encoding GlgC family sugar phosphate nucleotidyltransferase gives rise to the protein MDHRGIRDQEPALLEENAVVQNSLLYNGCKVAGSVRNSILFPGVHVRQGAVVENSVLFFDNSIGENCRLNTVVSDVNTSFGAGANIGAKTGSVAEEITVIGWNNEVPDNIRIGAGAVVHPRRKGKWPEYVRPGEVLK
- a CDS encoding glucose-1-phosphate adenylyltransferase family protein, which produces MRKAKEALVLLLAGGVGSRLNILVQKRAKPAVPFAGIYRIIDFSLSNVMNSGLQKVGVLTQYKPLSLMDHLSHGEPWDFTGRGRGVKILPPRTGELESDWYRGTADAVRRNLDFIRANPAKEVVILSGDHIYHMDFDAMIEFHRAKNADVTIAMMVVSKSEIHQFGAGITDRDDRIIDWEEKPKEPKTNLASMGIYVFDYDYLLDTLSRNSLELDFGMDILPRAIREDNVFAYPFYGYWRDVGTVQAYWEANMDVIRKNSGISPHDWNIRTNIEAGNRFADRPPARFGSRAKVHSSLISAGSTIRGDVQQSVLAPGVVVEEGAVVRNSVIFSDCVVKKGAKIDYAILDKRVCVEKDAEIGCGRNHAVANKLNPDHLYSGITLVGKGTHIPAELRIGRNCAIHSTVNLADFSGKIIEDGESLI
- a CDS encoding Bax inhibitor-1/YccA family protein, translating into MYETTGQMTIAQARQQASTLFLAKVFNWMAAGLGITGLVAYFTASTGLAMTIIGSPLFFILVLAELGMVFYLSARIGKIQASTASSLFIGYSVLNGLTLSVIFLAYTSSSIAGTFFITAGMFGAMAVYGLVTKRDLSGWGSFLFMGLIGIIIASIVNIFLKSSGMAWMISILGVFIFTGLTAYDVQKIKRIGEEGIMSQGMEMIKKGAIMGALTLYLDFINLFLMLLRFFGGSRD
- a CDS encoding dipeptide epimerase, translated to MKITDIKIGSISVPLKTPFKTALRTVNSVNDIIVKIITDTGHIGYGEAAPTGVITGDTAGAIIGAIEDHIRPAITGLDIENLEKIMLNLHGSIVKNSSAKAAVDIAVYDLFGQLHGAPVYKLLGGHGKEITTDITISVNGPEEMAEDSRNAVNSGYTTLKIKVGKDVKKDLARMKTIRKAVGPHVRLRIDANQGWTPKEAVLTLRKMEDAGIEIEFVEQPVQAHDIDGLKHVTDNVSIPTLADESLFSPMDAIRILERRAADLINIKLMKSGGIHNALKITSIAEVYGVECMIGCMLEAKVSVTAAAHLGAAKSIITRIDLDGPVLCSEDPVIGGAVFNESKIVLGDEPGFGIHDITGIVYRR